TCTAGTTTCATCTCTCTAATCTCTGTCACCACAGCCTTTCCATTGATTTTTAAAGTTCTTCAACAGTACAACGAAACCATCATCGTTGGTACTCTGTTGATCAAAATGCACCACAAAAGAAAATGTAAAGGTACTACTATCTGTTATTTTTGAGCTGGGATAGGCGTCGTACACATTATGTTGGACGCTTTGGATACATGGCCAGCTTCATCTTGCCTTTCTTTATCACTACTGGCTAGTAGCAAATATGGTTGCTCTGCTGCTGCTTCCCAGGCAACACTGCATGCCAGGACAGGAAATTCACTTTGTTCCTTGCATTTATAGTAAAGGTCCATTTTGTAAATCTCTTCATGTTAAAGTGCTAATGaaatttctctctttttttcaaggAAAAGGCAGGAGGTCTGCCGATCAATGCAAATGAATTTTGTGTCGTTAGGCATGTATCATGTGTACGGTGTacctaaagaaatattttcaccTGAAACAGGTGCAGCATTTGATATGTACTTAGTGGGTGGTTGTCTGAATTTGTGACGGGGAATATAGAATTGTTAAAGTTAAAGCTCTATGCATAATTCAATGACCCACCTTGAAACGAGAAAAATAAATACCAGAGAAGGAAAAAAAATCCTGCTCATAAAAAAATGAGTGGTGGTACACTGGTACTGGAGTTGCACCCAATACATGCATGTTTCATGCATTTAGCACCTAACTATGTGCATAAGACCTAACAACTGAACGAATGAGAACTAATATCTGTGCTTTATGGAAGGGACTTAAACATAGCAAAGATTCAGCAAAGAGCAAATTAAAGGCTATGCACTGACGACTCTCCAGCATGGTCAAATACATTTAGTTTCTATAGGCCCTAATTTTCTAGTTTAGAGTGGTCTTCTTTCATTTAGTTGCGAGGTCACTAGGATTACAAGTGACCCCTTGTCCAAAAGGACAAGGAAATGCCATCTTTCTGTTCATATTTCATATATAAACCAAGCTCGGAAGATGCTCAATGAGCGTGCATTTCTCAAATGGCCTATCAGGTGGAACACACCTTTCCATCAAACTTTAAACAATGAGGAGCTAAGGTTGTAAGTTGGCAACCTGAGATTTGAAGTCCTAATTGCTTGTGTCGGTAGGCAGTTCAGCTGCAAGCTAGCATTGCTTCTGAGTTCTGAAGAGATCAAATGGTGTTTTTCCTAAATAAACTTCTTCATAGTTCAGACAGCGTAATGTATTGCAGATGGTTAGTATGTATTGGTACGGAGAGTTTATCCAGCCAACCAAATGgcataagaaaaaaaaatgggTCTCCTATATGCGTAGTCGCTGGCTTGAATTTGTAGGCAATAGTTTGACAATTCGAGTTGTTAAACTTGTGTAGTACAGCTCTAACAGCAAGTATTAATGTCCTTAGCTCTTGGTGTGGTCTCAATCACTTGCTTTTTGATAAGGTGAAGGCTGGCCAATCCGTGTCAGCTTCTGCGTTGTTTAGTGTTAGTGAAGCTGAGCTTCACTTGCCTGCTCACCTAACGCTACTAGTGCATCAGAGCTTTGAGAGCTGAGGCTACCAAGTCACCGTAGACAAATACCAATATACCATACTTGTATGAATGAGAAGAAATTTGCCTTGTATCTGCATGACTCATCTCACAAAGTTTCTGCACCGCGTTCAACTCTGAATCGTCGCCATCTCATCGACGTGTgattttttattcttttctagaaaaaaacTTTTTCAATGATATTTTTACAAAAAAATACAATTACGCGGTAACTTCTCCATTGTAACAGTAATATATAGTGGTGGAGTCGGTGCGTGAGGACTAggttgcgtgtgtgtgtgtgtgggggggggggggggggggggggggggtggttaTAGCCGCTGCCTAATAAGTGTCTAAACAATAGGACCACATATCCGTAATTTACATAAACAATAGTAGATAAAATGCACAATTTAAAAGATATTTCGATTCCACACACTTTTTACAACAAACGTAATAAAAACGTGATGTGGTACACAATAAGTAGCTAATTATAGATGATTATTTGGTTCAGCCCTCTCCATAAACAATAGTAGATAAAATGCACAATTTAAAAGATATTTCGATTCCACACACTTTTTACAACAAACGTAATAAAAACGTGATGTGGTACACAATAAGTAGCTAATTATAGATGATTATTTGGTTCAGCCCTCTCCATCATATCATCCACATTAGCAAGTGAATCTGAATCTGTGCTTGAAAGTTGGAACATTTAAAATCAGAAGATGCATGCGCCTCTGCTCTGTTGGTGGTCTCCTGTTGGTGGTGTCATCAAATATTATGCTGGGTGGTCCACCTCTTCCGTCGTTCCCCTTCAAGGATTCTTCCTCTTGTTTTGGCCTTGGATTATGATATGTGGAGCCCGGATGTGCTGCGAAAGGTGTTGCCTTCGGCTTAAAGGGAGGTCACCGTGTCCGGTGTGCCTTGGTTGGAGTGTTTCTCACCACCTTTAGTCCCTCTTCCTTTGTGCTCCATCATAGAGAATGGCTTTGGATCGGCGTAGCTACGAGCGGTGGTGTGGTTACACAATAATAGTGGTGCGTCGGCGAGTATGTTGTTCGGCGGTGACGTTCTTTGGTGATTGGTGGTTGTCTTACAGGTGGTGCCATGGCTTACCTGTGGCCTGTGCTGAGTTGCTGTAACATCTCTTCTTTTGCTCTCTCTGCTCTGTCTCTCCGCACCCCTCTCCTACACTATGTACACCTTCTGGTAAGCCAGAAGTATGATGTATCTATTCGAGCTTTTAGCTCCTTCGATTCAATATAAGTAGGTGGGAACTCCCCCCGAATTGATCGAAAAAAGAAGATGCAATATAAAAATACAATTTATCAGTGAACAAAAATTGATAATAGAGAACACAACATATCAGAGACTTGTTGCCAGGTGGGCGTGGTCATTCCTGGACAATTTTGAGTGGGCTATGGGCTACCTTACCCACCGCCACTAGCGCCTCCCCACGTGCGCTCCACCGCCTGGCCGCCGCCGGAGCTCGATGCTGGAGGCCGGTGGAGAGCAAGGATGGTGGCGGCTGggtctctctctcctcctcctcctcctcctcctcctcctcctctctctctctcccggagGAACTCCTGTGCGAGGCAGCCACCGGCAATCGGCTCCAGCTCCAATGTGCATGGATCCGGTGACGCCTTGTCCTGATCTACGTTGGGGAGGTTGTCTGCGTGCCTATGCCTACCGGCACGCGCGGATCTAGCATCGGGGAGGGTGCTTGCGTGCCTGCGCCTGCCAGGGCGGTGGGTCCAGCTCGGCTGTTCCCGTCCATGGTCGGTGGAAGCCGCAGCGCGCGCCCTCGGCCTTGTACCGCGCCCTGCTGGTTGGCGTGGCCGGAGCGACGCTCTCGGCGGAGGTAGATGTGGCTGCTGCTCGCCGTCGACTATAGGCGCGGCCTCTGCGATTGGCTCAGGGGGTGGCAGATTTGGTTCTCCGGCGGCCGGATCTGGTCCTCTTGCGCTGGATCTGAGCGCGTTCGGCGACGGTGGTCCTCGCCCCGCAGGGTCCcgcagcggcggtggtggcggcccaTAACCATTGGCGAGGGCGACCGGCAGCGACATTGGACAGTGGTGACGCTGCCTTGCTGTCGGCCTAGGTCCTGGTTGTGGCTTCAGTCTTGTCAGGGTTGAGATCCGGATGGGAATGACGGGCGGCAACCCTCGCTTGGCATTGAGACCTGTGCAGATGGTCGGGGGCATTGGTGAAAGCCTTGCCCTTTTGGGCCGATGACGGCGACGCCTCCGGGCGCCGTTTACTTCCTTGGAAGCGTCCATCGATCAGCCCCTCCTCGTGCATGGAGCTTTCTTCCTGGTGTAAAACCTTAACCTTCTGGTTAGGTGATGGCGGCGCTTGTGGTGTCGTTTTCCTCGTTGGAGGCGTCGCTTTGGAAGCTCATGCTTTGCTAGTCATGGCGGTTGCCGATGAGGTGGAGACCTAGTTGAGGATTCAGGGTTCAGTGTCCATGGTGTCGGAAGGTGGCTAGGAAGAGGACATTGGCGGAACGTTTGGAGGGCTTGGCATCTGTTTGGTGGAGGGCGACGGTCCGGGAGGGACCGTGTGCTAGTTGTGCTCACGAAGATGGCGAGCAGGCCATCGTGGGCGGCACCCACGAAATTGGCGAGGAGGCCGGCGTGGGAGGTGATGGCGACCAGATTTGTGTTGCCGAGGTGACCTGCGTGGTTTGGCGGCGGGTGGTCCCGCTCAGCGGCGGCCTTTCTGGCGTAAGTAGGTCTTTCTGACTGGCAGTTGGAGGACCTTGACACTTCTACCTTTGATGAAGTAGCTAGGTTGCTAGAAGCTACGGTGTACGCGCCTGGATCTCGACTTAGTCATCTGGGGTTTGACGGTGCAGTGTGGTGGTCGGAATTGTTGGTGGCTCTCTCTTTATTTTTATCCTGTAACTCTGATAAGGAACAACCATATGCATTGGTCGGTGGAGAGGCTGGGATATTAATATAttcctttttctaaaaaaatggaTTTCAATGTCTTGGTCCTTTTCATTATGCAATTCTAGAACAAGCCTATAAATTGCAGCATAAATAACTCATGAATTTAGTCTGttcaatttaaaatttaaaatagagATAATTGGATTTGGAAATGGGACAGTTTGATTAGGGAAATTAGGAGGAAATATGGAATGCTTCAGCCCTTGATTTGTCCTTAATTGTGGAAGGGGAAATTTTTTATAAAACTCGATCTTTGCAATAAGATTGACAAATCTAAGTGGACACTAATGGCAGTATACGGACTGGCACAAGACGATTTTAAGTCGGTTTCTTCGCTTGGTGCGAGCTTGCCAACAAAACCCTTTGCCTACTCTCATTGGAGGATATTTTAACGTACTTAGGAATAGCAAGGAGAAGAATAATTATAGATAAAACGACCGTTGGCCTTGTCTATTCAATGCTGTCATAGAAAGTTTTGACCTTAGATCAATTGACCTAACTGGCCGCCAATTCACCTGGGCAAACTCATTGTCTAATCCAACCCATGCAAACTAGACAAGGTTTTAGATGACATGTCAATGGGAATTTAAATATCCGTTGGTAAAAGTACCTGCTCTCGATAGAGGTGTATCTCTGACCACACACCTTTGATAATAGACAGTGGCACGCCAGCTTTCACGGGGAATCAAAAATCGTTCAAATTAGAACATAGTTGGTTTACTCGTGAAGACTTTTACAACAGAGTTGTAGAAATTGGAATAGGCCGGTTAAAGGACGTAATTTAGTCCAACAATGGAACAACAAAATGAGTGCACTTCGCTGTCACCTTCGGGGATGGGCAGGTCATTCAAGTGTTGTTTACAAACAACAGAAAGCTAGCCTCCAAAACACTATTAATGATATGGATATCACTACTAAGGTTCGTGATTTACAAACAACAGAAAGCTAGCACCAGAATAATTTGGGTGGGATGGGTTGACGGCACGGCAGGCATCAGGTTACTCGAGTGCCTTCATACACTTGTCCACAACATCAGCAAGGTGCTCCAGGATTGATTGAAATATGGGCCGAAGATTTTGTTGGGGGTAGAGTTTCTTGTTCTGCATTTCCACCTTCCTTCTTATAGAGAGTACCTGTTCAAGCAAACCGATAAGAACATGTTATTTGGTTCTTTCCATATGCACCTTACAAAAGTTGGTCATGACAAAAACGAGGGCAAAAATGACCATGTCAATTTGTCGGCAATGCCAAAACATGGAGGAAAAAGTTCATAGCCACGCCAAAGTTCGCCATGATGTAGGTATGGCACAAATTGGACCCACATGGCATATTGTGCAAACGATTAGCAATTGGATACAAGATTTTGAGAGTGTTAACAAAACAGCAACTCATTTAAAGGAACAAATCAGGCGCTGCCGCCTCAAACAACCTGTGGGCACAATGGGCAGTCAAATTTTAGTGAGCAGACTTGCTCGCCCACTGGCTGCCAATGCAATAAATTCCAATCGGCTAAGCCAAAAATTTTAGAGCATGTCAATTTTAGATATTAATCCAAAAACTAGCCATATTTTAATGGTACTACCGAAGCTAGTACCCAAACAAGATATGATTACCGCAGATAATACATCAGTTGCATTCAGGTGCTGAGGCTCACTCCTGTTGCACAGACCACTTATCTTCAGCAGACAATCCCTTGAGTCCTTAAAATCAGACCATTTCCCTTGCCCTGCATGAGGATGAGGACCCAGATATGGTAGAAATTCATCAAGAAGTGCACTGATCTTTTCATGAGCATCAAGGACAGAGGCTATATCCAATGATCCATGGGGCAAAGAATTCTCTTCTGCAGGCAGCTGAACTGAAAACCACAAAATGGGCACAGGGGATGAGTTACATGTTGACTTTTTCCTAAATAAAAAAGAGTGAAGTCATCTGTACTCTGTCTGTCcctaaatatttgtcgttttcgtttcaaaaaaacaaatttgactaaatatatattaaaaaaatattaatatttatggtacataattagtatcattgaaaagatatttaaatttagtttttaataaatttatttggagatacaaatgttgcacgcattttctacaaatcgagtcaaacttgcgaCACGCACACCAATggcgacagttatttagggacggagggagtagatgaGAAGGCTAGGCTATTAATTTAACTTTCAATGACTTTATTATGCCTTCAACAATCCTAAGAAAATGATTACAAGCTGTTAACAGTATACTATCCAATAACtaattttcattttctttttgcaAGTTCAGATTATAGGTATCTTTCACGGTCTCATAAAAAACAATCAAATACTGGTTCTAAGAAATGAAAACGTACACatcaagaaaagaaaaaaaaggaaagagaagCATTTCGCATAAATCCAAAGCATGTATGGAGACAAAGAAAAGAAAATGCACATTAATGAAATACATATAATAAGAATTTTCAGTACAACAATTGTTTGACCTGGGAAAGCGCTACTTGCTGCTATGAAGAGTTAAACACCATTTATGCGAAAAATTGTGTACCACAGAAGTAGTCAAAGGGGAAATGAGCTAACCTGCATTTCCCTGAGGTGGTGGCATAACTGCAAGAGCTTGGATATGATCTCCGGGACCTGCCTGTTGTTGCGGCAGCACTGGGTTATGCTCGGCACCAGAAACTGAAATAATATGCAGTATAATATTTTAATCACACCAAAATTGACAAAAATGGGCAAAAGGGAAAATGAGTTAACATGAACCTTCAGCACCTGCCAGAACAATATGCAGTTTAATACTTAATCACACCAGTATTGATACAAATGGACAAATGGGAAATGAGCTAACCTGCATCTCCGGGCAGTTGTGGCACGTTTTGAAGCGCTTGGTCGTGCTCCACACCTGAAACAGAAATATTATGCAGTTTAATACTTAATCACACCAAAATTGATAAAATGGGCAAAGAGGAAAGGAGCTAACCTTGATCCACCTGCGGGTGCGGCACGACTGCAAGGTTATCCTGCGCACCTGAAACAGAAATAATATGCAGTTTAATACTTAATCAAACCAAAATTGATAAAAATGGGCAATGGACAAATGGGGAAATGACCTAACCTGCATCTCCGGCACCTGCCTGAAGCAATTGGTCTGAATCATCAGATGTTGCATCTAAACCCTCTTCGTAACATAAATGTGGAATTTCATCATCAGaacatggatatgaaacctcatTAGAACCCGGATATGAAACCATGCACACTTCAACACATCAAACCTTAACTAACAGAAAtgatcaaagagaacaataagcTAACCTTCAAACTCATGCTCTTGAAGGGGAAGAAGAGCTAACAGGTTTGCAGGAGGAGCTGGAATCAAGCTCATTTCAGTAATTGAGCACACCACACCACATTTAAGAAGAATAAGTAAATAAACTATTTCAGCTAACCTGGGACGGGTGGTGGCTGCAATCCCAATTCCAGCCGCTGAATGAGCATGGGGGTAGTCATTTTGCACGCCTTAGTTCCACCCACCTTGGTGCCTAGAACATGACTTTCCGTAGGCTTGATACCCTTGGTGCTTCCGCCCTTCCATGTCCCACATGCAAGGCACCTATAGTGATATTTTCCACTGGTTTTCAGAGGAACACCATTCTGATTTGTGACTATCGCTGTTAAGTCCCACAGAGTCTGTTGCCTACGCCCATCCCGCATAGAGTACCTATATATATTACCCCAGAAACAAATTGAAAAGTCAAGGAGTTAAGACAATTAGACAAGTGGTAACCTTCCATCACGATTCTCTACAGAAGTACGGATGTTGATTAGTTCTTCCCAAACAAAACCCCCATAAGGAACATGAGCTCCATTTGCACTGGCAAGTGGCACAATCCTCTCATTGTAGAAATTGGCAGCATCACGGTGTTTCCCCTCACGCAGACTTGACAAAACCCGACGTTCCTTGCTCCCATAAAGGACGAGAACGGGGTGCCGCAAACCTCCATCTTCCTCTTCGCCCAGAGGAGCACCATTAGCTTCTCCCACAAAGTCAATCAAAGACATCAGTGTCGCATCCACCAAATCGAAATCCCCAGCGAGCACCCCTGCAGCCATCCATATTGAACCAGATCAAACTTTCTTGTAATGGATCGTTCTCTCTCTTACAaagtctctatctctatctcttctTCTATCTATCTACAACTAAAAAATCTCCAGACCAATCGTCCACACAGAACTAATCGCCTCGCCCGCACGGCCTCGCTCCCCCCGCGCAACAGCGCCTCCGGCTCCTagcaaaaaaaaggaaagaaatcgGCCCTTGCTCAGCCGGCCCACGCAATCAGAAACTGCACCTCCACAATCAGCGCCCAGGATAAATCATCTCCCATGATCACCCACGCCGCCCACGGCCCATCACGATAAATCATCTCCCACCATCACCCACGCTGCCCACGGCCTATCACGCGTGCACGAGGATAAATCCTCTCCCACGATCAACCACGCCGCCCGTCCGCGATCTCCTGCCCTGACGCACACGCCGTCGCCCGATCAAAATACACTTGCAAAATCAAACCACTCCCTCTCCGAGGCACATTTCTACACATCTCGCTCACCCCGTTGCCCCATTGGGCAACCCGTCCCCGTTTGGTTGCCCGCTCCAAACCCTACCCAAACCACATCTCCATCtcccactcctcctcctcctcgttggGTTGCCCGCCCCAAACCCTCCTCAAAACCCTACCCGAACCacatttccatctccatctcccgcTCCCGCTCATCATCCCTGTAAACGGACGTGTATAGGATAGCGAGATTAGCTCTGCACCTTTCGTTTTGTGTAAACGACCAGCAACTTCTCCTCCTCTCCTTTGTAGGATGTGCATGTATCCATGCGTGGCTGGCCTGAGCTCTGCTCCTGTATATGTAACCCCATTGAGTGTAATACAAGTGCGGTCACTTCTTCCCCAATTACTCTCTTACATGGTATCAGTCGATCTTGATCCGTTCTCATCTTTTGCtgcttcttcaccgaccatggcAAGTCCTCATGGATCCAACTCCTCCAACCCCTTCGCCGCGGCCGCCGAACCTGCCCCTCCTCCAGCCTCCACACTCGTCCTCATCAACATTCGCAGCCACATTCCTGTGATCCTTGCCACCGACGATGGCAATTTCCGTCAGTGGCGCTCTTTCTTCAAGCTCACTGTCAAGAAGTTCGGGCTGCTAAATCACATCGACGGCACGGTGGACGCCGCCGCCATGTATGATGATCTTGAGTGGCTGCAGATCGATGCCTGCATCATGTCGTGGCTTTACTCCACGGTGTCCAAGGACATCTAGAACGACGTCTACCGGCCAAACAACACCGCCATCGCCGCCTAGTCTGCCATCGCCGGGCAATTTCTCGACAATCGCCTTCAGCGTGCGGTCTATGTCCAACAGGAGTTCCATAGCCTCTTTCAAGGTGATTTGTCCATCGGCGAGTACTGCGGCCGCCTCAAGCGACTCGCCGACACGCTCTACAACTACGGCGCCACCGTCTCCGACCCGGCGCTTGTCATCAACACGCTGCGCGGGCTGAACAATAAGTTCAGTCAGGCCATTGCCATGCTCTCCACCATGACGCCGCCACCCACGTTCCTCTACACCAAGTCCTACTTGCTGCAAGAGGAGAACCGCATCAAGCACTCCCTCCGGATGGAGGCTCAGACCGCCCTCCTCGCTGCTCGGGACACCGGCTCCTCCACTGTCATCAACAAAGCTGCACCAGCTCCTCCACCGGCCTCGCCTGCACCTGTATCCACCGCGCCgtctggtgatggtggtgaccGCCGCAAAAAGTGCAAGGCAGACAACCGCACCCGTCAGGGCACGCCTTCGTCCCAAGCCAGCCACGTCGCACCACCTCCGCCACAGTGGACGTCGTCGTACAATCCGTGGCAAGGAGTGGTCCAGGCATGGCCGCTCATCTTGTGGCACCCTGGCGTCCTTGCGCCTCGCCCTGTTGCCGCTCCTCCGTCAGCCATGACGGCCCTTGCCGCGCCGCCCCCACAGCAAGACTCGGGCGCCATACCCCCGGGGCTCTATACGACGCTCAATGGAATGTCCCTGAACACtcccagcggcagcggcagcgactAGTTCTTCGATACAGGTGCTACTTCCCACATGGCATCGCATCCTGGTATCCTTTCTTCTCGCCCAGCATCTATTGTTCCTCATCACATTGTTGTCGGCAACGACACTCAGTTGACAGCATCCTGCACTGGCACTTCCATTATtcctacttcttcctcttccctGCATCTCAATAATATCTTAATTGCTCCTCAATTGGTGAAGAACCTCATATCTGTCCGTGCACTAACCCGTGACAATTCTGTGTCTGTTGAATTTGATCCCTGGGGATTCACCATCAAGGATCTACGAACCAAGATGGCTATCCTCTGATGTGACTCGTCTGGAGAGCTCTACCCATTGTGCACTCCTCTGGGCATGTCATCTTTGGAATCGACGTAGGCTCTCCTCTCTTCAACAGCTGCTGATTTTGGCCAGGACGCACTCCAGCATTTGTCTCGCTCCATTGGTTTTACCTATACAAAGTCTAGTCCACATACTTGTCATCCATGTCAAATTGGTAAGCACGTGCGGCTGCCATTTCATGAGTCCCAAAATGTTTCATCTTTCCCTTTTCAACTTTTGCATTGTGATGTATGGACATCGCCTGTGATAAGCAACTCAGGCTACAAGTTTTACCTTGTAATTCTTGATGATTTTTCACATCCCATTGTGGCATAAGTCAGATGTCATCCCTACTATCATTTCCTTTCATGCTTTTGTCCAGACACAGTTCCAGCGTCTGATCGTGAGTGTTCAGACCAACAATGGCGAGGAATTCGATAATTCTGCTTCTCGTGCGTTCTACGCCAAACACGGCATTATGTTACACCTCACGTGTCCTTACACGTCCCAGCAGAACGGACGTGTAGAACATGTTCTTCGCACCATCAATGATGGTGTTCACGCACCATGTTCCAGGCTGCTCTACCTCCCTCGTTCTGGCCTGACGCCCTTGCGACATCCACATACCTTCTCAACCGGCGCCCCTGTCGTCCCTGTGGCAATGAAATGCCCTATGCCCTCCTCTTTGTGTCCCACCTGATTACTCTAACATGCGCATCTTCAGTTGTCTCTGCTATCCTAACACTGCAGCCACCGCACCACATAAACTAGCTCCACGTTCTGCTCGTTGTGTTTTTCTATGCTATAAAATGGATCAACGTGGCTACAAGTGCTACAATCTAGAGATCAAATGAGTCATCATATCTCGTCATTTATTCTTCGATGCAACATGTTTTCTATTTGTGCAGATTTGCAATACAGATTCAGCTACAACAAATAGGAGTGCACCGTGCATCCCTGATGTGCTCCCACCGCCAGTGGTTCGACGTCCTTACTCCAACAACCATCGGTAACCAAGTGCACCACATGTTGCAGCGAGTCCACGCGTTCAGTCCGCCTCCATGGTGCCTGCGGCTCCAGCGCTGGGCACATCGATGGGTTCTCAACCAACTGAGACCCCGTCCACCAGCGTGCCCCGGCATCCGCGGCACCAGGACCACATTCGTCCTCGACATCGGCCCCAACTGCATCGGTCCATCCGTCGGCATCGCCACATTCCACATCAGCGCCGCCTGACTCGGTCCCTCAGCACCCCATGATCACGCACGGACGCGATGGGATCGACATGCCGAATCCAAAGTACGCGCACATCACCACAACTTTGACTCCAACATCTCCACCGACTTCTGTACACGCCGCCCTTCGTGATCCTGAGTGGACTACATCGATGAAGGACAAGTTTGATGCCCTCTAGGTCAATGGCACTTGGACACTTGTACCTCGACCGCTGGACGCCAACATCATCACcggcaaatggattttcaagaaCAAACTCCACCCGAATGGTGCGTTGGAACGacgctgtaaggaaaatggacccttggcccatttactttggattttggtgtttgatgactaacacaaccaaattggactaatgaatttgcaagtgtttattttgtagttcaatagggtgcaagacgtgacttggatgaaggtgacgtggtgatccgatgatcaacaccttaagaaagaccttagaagcataagagaagacccaagatatcaagcaaagtccaagcatgaagattggaactaaGCTGTacacaagatcgtgaagaaatgagctcactgtggtgaccgaacgctagaccggacgctgggcaagtggctcgacagacaggcgaccggacactaaccggacgctggcggcaaccgatcggacgcaggacagcagcgtccgatcaagtatagtaaggttctagagcggcaaatctgcgaccggacgcgtccagtggcaggcgaccggacgctagccaacGTCCGATTagtatattgctggctcaatggtcgggacgaccggacacgtccggtcaggatgattcagcgtccggtcagtagcagtttcgcgggaatttgaccccaacggctactttctcagtggggcttataaatacaacccccaaccggccatttgagtagagtggagctgaggaaacataccaagggtgttgatacaccattttagtaatctccacttacatagagcttagtgattcattaggtgattagcgtaggtgctttgtgaagtgcttaggttgattagaccatcgctcatgcgcttgctctaggtttaggcctagtgtttagtgaggtttgcatatctcttgctacctggtgcttgcgagcaccattgttgtacattggagggcttgtagtcttgcgagatcacaccaaccgcgtttgtggtgtggctgccaccgtgtaccggagggaacaaggcccgtggcgtttcggccggaagcttgatagtgaagacggcgggaagcatccgggagaggcttgccgagtg
This DNA window, taken from Miscanthus floridulus cultivar M001 chromosome 13, ASM1932011v1, whole genome shotgun sequence, encodes the following:
- the LOC136500263 gene encoding uncharacterized protein; amino-acid sequence: MPPTICTGLNAKRGLPPVIPIRISTLTRLKPQPGPRPTARQRHHCPMSLPVALANGYGPPPPPLRDPAGRGPPSPNALRSSARGPDPAAGEPNLPPPEPIAEAAPIVDGEQQPHLPPPRASLRPRQPAGRGTRPRARAAASTDHGREQPSWTHRPGRRRHASTLPDARSARAGRHRHADNLPNVDQDKASPDPCTLELEPIAGGCLAQEFLRERERGGGGGGGGGGERDPAATILALHRPPASSSGGGQAVERTWGGASGGG
- the LOC136500335 gene encoding uncharacterized protein, producing MQHLMIQTNCFRQVPEMQVRRITLQSCRTRRWIKVWSTTKRFKTCHNCPEMQFLVPSITQCCRNNRQVPEIISKLLQLCHHLREMQFSCLQKRILCPMDHWI